A genomic window from Pecten maximus chromosome 2, xPecMax1.1, whole genome shotgun sequence includes:
- the LOC117342074 gene encoding filaggrin-2-like — MVRQLATHTVVPIENSHGQTSDLYTVVPIENSHGQTGYPHTVVPIENSHGQTGYPHTVVPIENSHGQTGDLYTVVPIENSHGQTGDLYTVVPIENSHGQTGDLYTVVPIENSHGQTGYPHTVVPIENSHGQTSDLYTVLPIENSQGQTGYPHTAVPIENSHGQTGYPHTVVPIENSHGQTGYPHTVVPIENSHGQTGYPHTVVPIENSHGQTGYPHTVVPIENSHGQTSYSHTVVPIEHSHGQTGDPHTVVPIENSHGQTSYSHTVVPIEHSHGQTGYPHTVVPIEHSHGQTGDLYTMVPIENSHGQTSYPHTVVPIENSHGQTGDPHTVVPIENSHGQTSYPHTVVPIENSHGQTSYPHTVVPIENSHGQTGDPHTVVPIENSHGQTGDLYTVVPIENSHGQTGDPHTVVPIENSHGQTGDLYTVVPIENSHGQTSDLYTVVPIENSHGQTSDLYTVVPIENSHGQTGYPHTVVPIENSHGQTGYPHTVVPIENSHGQTGYPHTVEPKNKCNQ, encoded by the coding sequence ATGGTCAGACAGCTGGCTACCCACACTGTGGTACCCATAGAAAACTCACATGGTCAGACCAGTGACCTCTACACTGTGGTACCCATAGAAAACTCACATGGTCAGACTGGTTACCCTCACACTGTGGTACCCATAGAAAACTCACATGGTCAGACTGGTTACCCCCACACTGTGGTACCCATAGAAAACTCACATGGTCAGACTGGTGACCTCTACACTGTGGTACCCATAGAAAACTCACATGGTCAGACTGGTGACCTCTACACTGTGGTACCCATAGAAAACTCACATGGTCAGACTGGTGACCTCTACACTGTGGTACCCATAGAAAACTCACATGGTCAGACTGGTTACCCCCACACTGTGGTACCCATAGAAAACTCACATGGTCAGACTAGTGACCTCTACACTGTGTTACCCATAGAAAACTCACAGGGTCAGACTGGTTACCCCCACACTGCGGTACCCATAGAAAACTCACATGGTCAGACTGGTTACCCCCACACTGTGGTACCCATAGAAAACTCACATGGTCAGACTGGTTACCCCCACACTGTGGTACCCATAGAAAACTCACATGGTCAGACTGGTTACCCCCACACTGTGGTACCCATAGAAAACTCACATGGTCAGACTGGTTACCCCCACACTGTGGTACCCATAGAAAACTCACATGGTCAGACTAGTTATTCCCACACTGTGGTACCCATAGAACACTCACATGGTCAGACTGGTGACCCCCACACTGTGGTACCCATAGAAAACTCACATGGTCAGACTAGTTATTCCCACACTGTGGTACCCATAGAACACTCACATGGTCAGACTGGTTACCCCCACACTGTGGTACCCATAGAACACTCACATGGTCAGACTGGTGACCTCTACACTATGGTACCCATAGAAAACTCACATGGTCAGACTAGTTACCCCCACACTGTGGTACCCATAGAAAACTCACATGGTCAGACTGGTGACCCCCACACTGTGGTACCCATAGAAAACTCACATGGTCAGACTAGTTACCCCCACACTGTGGTACCCATAGAAAACTCACATGGTCAGACTAGTTACCCCCACACTGTGGTACCCATAGAAAACTCACATGGTCAGACTGGTGACCCCCACACTGTGGTACCCATAGAAAACTCACATGGTCAGACTGGTGACCTCTACACTGTGGTACCCATAGAAAACTCACATGGTCAGACTGGTGACCCCCACACTGTGGTACCCATAGAAAACTCACATGGTCAGACTGGTGACCTCTACACTGTGGTACCCATAGAAAACTCACATGGTCAGACCAGTGACCTCTACACTGTGGTACCCATAGAAAACTCACATGGTCAGACCAGTGACCTCTACACTGTGGTACCCATAGAAAACTCACATGGTCAGACTGGTTACCCCCACACTGTGGTACCCATAGAAAACTCACATGGTCAGACTGGTTACCCCCACACTGTGGTACCCATAGAAAACTCACATGGTCAGACTGGTTACCCCCACACTGTGGAACCaaaaaacaagtgcaatcaatga